The following proteins come from a genomic window of Microcoleus sp. bin38.metabat.b11b12b14.051:
- a CDS encoding radical SAM protein: protein MTPNPFAQERLLFAPATPDADAIPTIFAFPNEYTVGITSLGYQIVWATLAVRSDLEVSRLFTDIREQLPRHPELLGFSLSWELDYVNILNLLESLEIPIWSSKRTDNHPIVFGGGPVLTANPEPFADFFDVILLGDGEHLIDNFIDACKEVRSADRQTKLRHLAQVPGVYVPSLYEVTYLDATAGIKSIQPVSSAIPSMVEKQTYRGNTLSASTVVTEKAAWENIYMVEVVRSCPEMCRFCLASYLTLPFRTASLEDSLIPAIDRGLAVTNRLGLLGASVTQHPEFEVLLDHLNHPKYDGVRLSLSSVRTNTVTVKLAEILTKRDSKSITIAVESGSVRLRKIVNKKLTNEEIIEAAINAKAGGLKGIKLYGMAGIPGEEMEDLEETVAMMKAIRKAVPGLRLTLGCSTFVPKSHTPFQWFGVNKDAEKRLKFLDKEMRKLGLEFRPESYNWSVIQGLLSKGDRRLSRLLELVRHYGDTLGSYRRAFKELRGQLPEMDFYVFQEWELDRILPWSHLKGPLPEATLKKHLAEAMTHTTRQQDKGCENSLSPV, encoded by the coding sequence GTGACTCCTAATCCATTTGCCCAAGAACGCCTGCTATTTGCCCCAGCAACCCCCGATGCTGATGCTATTCCGACTATTTTTGCATTTCCCAACGAGTACACGGTGGGGATTACCAGTCTCGGCTATCAGATAGTATGGGCAACTTTGGCTGTGCGATCGGATCTTGAAGTCAGCCGTTTATTTACTGATATTCGCGAACAACTTCCCCGACATCCAGAATTACTGGGATTTTCGCTTTCTTGGGAACTTGATTATGTAAATATTCTCAATTTATTGGAATCTCTAGAAATTCCGATTTGGTCGTCAAAACGAACTGATAACCATCCAATAGTATTCGGTGGCGGCCCGGTGCTTACGGCTAATCCTGAACCTTTTGCAGATTTTTTTGATGTAATTTTGCTCGGAGATGGCGAACATCTCATTGATAATTTTATTGATGCTTGTAAAGAAGTTCGTAGCGCCGATAGACAAACTAAATTACGGCATTTAGCCCAAGTTCCGGGGGTTTATGTTCCCAGTTTATACGAAGTAACTTATCTGGATGCAACTGCGGGGATTAAATCGATTCAACCTGTGAGCTCTGCAATTCCTAGTATGGTGGAAAAACAGACTTATCGCGGTAATACTTTGTCTGCTTCTACTGTGGTGACAGAAAAGGCGGCTTGGGAAAATATTTATATGGTAGAAGTGGTGCGAAGTTGTCCAGAAATGTGCCGTTTTTGTTTGGCAAGTTATCTAACTTTACCATTTAGAACTGCGAGTTTGGAGGATTCGCTAATTCCGGCGATCGATCGCGGTTTAGCTGTGACTAATCGTTTGGGTTTGTTGGGTGCTTCGGTGACTCAGCACCCGGAATTTGAAGTTTTATTAGATCATTTGAATCATCCGAAATATGACGGCGTGCGGCTGAGTCTTTCTTCGGTACGGACGAATACAGTGACAGTAAAACTCGCAGAAATATTGACAAAAAGAGATAGCAAATCGATTACAATTGCTGTGGAAAGTGGGAGCGTTCGCCTCCGTAAAATAGTCAACAAAAAACTCACAAATGAGGAAATTATCGAAGCTGCTATCAATGCTAAAGCTGGGGGCTTAAAAGGGATTAAACTTTACGGAATGGCGGGAATTCCTGGGGAAGAGATGGAGGATTTGGAGGAGACTGTGGCGATGATGAAAGCGATCAGAAAAGCTGTTCCTGGTTTGCGATTGACTCTGGGATGCAGCACTTTTGTGCCGAAATCTCACACTCCTTTTCAGTGGTTTGGTGTGAACAAAGATGCGGAGAAGAGACTGAAGTTTCTAGATAAAGAGATGCGGAAGTTGGGTTTAGAATTTAGACCTGAAAGCTATAACTGGTCGGTAATTCAGGGTTTGCTATCGAAGGGCGATCGTAGATTATCTCGGCTATTAGAATTAGTCCGGCATTACGGCGATACTTTGGGCAGTTATCGGCGGGCTTTTAAGGAGTTGCGCGGACAGTTACCGGAGATGGATTTTTATGTTTTTCAAGAGTGGGAATTGGATCGAATTTTGCCTTGGAGTCATTTGAAAGGGCCGCTACCAGAGGCGACTTTGAAGAAGCATTTGGCTGAGGCGATGACTCATACAACGCGACAGCAAGATAAAGGATGTGAGAATTCATTAAGTCCGGTTTAG
- a CDS encoding gamma-glutamyl-gamma-aminobutyrate hydrolase family protein: MKKYPIIGITTYNRSQAGEYCLNGSYIDAVQAAGGIPILLPPNQLNPASIFDAVDGLIFSGGGDINPELYGGLLDRTVYSVNAERDNFELSLAKLAFKADIPVLGICRGMQILNVASGGSLVIHVPDAYGMEVSHGSGIPPRAIEHSIEIEPNSRLAKIMGTTSTTVVSWHHQAVRKVTSDWEIVADAPDTLVEAMEHQNHPWMIAVQWHPEMSPKCSINSRIFQAFVQAAAAKFMNSTKSATNLIPTFS, encoded by the coding sequence ATGAAAAAATATCCCATCATTGGCATCACAACTTACAACCGCAGTCAAGCAGGTGAATATTGCCTCAACGGATCTTATATTGATGCAGTGCAGGCAGCAGGTGGCATTCCGATTTTACTGCCGCCTAATCAATTAAATCCGGCTAGTATTTTTGATGCCGTAGATGGTTTGATTTTTTCCGGTGGTGGAGATATCAATCCAGAACTTTATGGCGGTTTGCTCGATCGCACAGTTTACTCGGTTAACGCAGAACGTGATAACTTTGAATTAAGCTTAGCCAAGCTAGCTTTCAAGGCGGATATACCTGTGTTGGGGATTTGTCGCGGAATGCAAATCCTGAACGTAGCTAGCGGTGGCAGTTTGGTGATTCACGTACCGGATGCTTACGGTATGGAGGTTAGTCACGGATCGGGCATTCCCCCACGTGCGATCGAGCATAGCATTGAAATTGAGCCAAACAGTCGGCTCGCAAAAATCATGGGAACAACTTCCACAACAGTTGTTTCCTGGCATCATCAAGCAGTGCGGAAAGTAACATCCGATTGGGAAATTGTAGCCGATGCACCTGACACTTTAGTAGAAGCAATGGAGCACCAAAATCATCCTTGGATGATAGCAGTGCAGTGGCACCCAGAGATGTCACCAAAATGTTCAATAAACTCTCGAATTTTTCAGGCTTTCGTGCAAGCAGCCGCTGCAAAATTCATGAATTCTACAAAATCAGCTACAAATCTAATTCCTACATTTTCATAA
- a CDS encoding type II toxin-antitoxin system HigB family toxin, which produces MRVISRKRLKEFWETHPNAETSLLLWYQRSCDAEWQSLVDTHKVFPSADLVGNFMVFNIGGNNYRLITFIDYEYQIVFVRCVLTHAEYDKENWKNDNWFKNS; this is translated from the coding sequence ATGCGTGTCATTAGCCGAAAACGACTAAAAGAATTTTGGGAAACACACCCCAATGCTGAAACAAGTCTGTTGCTGTGGTATCAGCGTAGTTGTGATGCTGAATGGCAAAGTTTAGTAGATACGCATAAAGTATTTCCTTCGGCTGATTTAGTCGGTAACTTTATGGTATTTAATATTGGTGGTAATAACTATCGATTAATTACTTTTATCGATTATGAATACCAGATAGTGTTTGTCCGCTGTGTTTTAACTCATGCAGAATATGATAAGGAGAACTGGAAAAATGACAACTGGTTTAAAAACTCCTAG
- the pstB gene encoding phosphate ABC transporter ATP-binding protein PstB, with translation MHLENKTETVLRTENINIFYGAFHAVKNVCLEIPKNQITALIGPSGCGKSTILRCFNRLNDLVNGFRLEGRIDYHGQNLYDPDIDAVEVRRKIGMVFQKPNPFPKSIYDNIAYGARVNNYKGDMDELVEKSLSQAYLWDEVKDKLKQSGFSLSGGQQQRLCIARAIAINPDVVLMDEPCASLDPISTIKIEELMRELKEKYTIVIVTHNMQQATRVSDLTAFFNAKLSEDGKRFGYLVECDRTEVIFQNPKEESTMDYVSGRFG, from the coding sequence ATGCACTTGGAAAATAAGACTGAAACTGTTTTACGGACTGAGAATATCAATATTTTTTACGGCGCTTTTCACGCGGTAAAAAATGTTTGTCTGGAGATTCCTAAAAATCAGATTACTGCTTTAATCGGGCCGTCTGGTTGCGGCAAAAGTACGATTTTGCGATGTTTTAACCGCCTCAATGATTTGGTTAATGGTTTTCGTTTAGAGGGCCGGATTGATTATCATGGTCAAAATCTTTATGATCCTGATATTGATGCTGTGGAAGTGCGCCGCAAGATTGGGATGGTGTTTCAAAAGCCGAATCCTTTCCCGAAGTCGATTTATGACAATATTGCTTACGGCGCGAGGGTGAATAATTATAAGGGTGATATGGATGAGCTGGTGGAAAAATCGCTCAGCCAAGCTTATTTGTGGGATGAGGTGAAGGATAAGCTGAAGCAAAGTGGTTTTTCGCTTTCGGGCGGCCAGCAGCAGCGTTTGTGTATTGCTCGGGCGATCGCGATTAATCCTGATGTAGTATTGATGGATGAACCTTGCGCTTCTCTTGACCCGATTTCGACGATTAAGATTGAGGAGTTGATGCGGGAACTGAAGGAGAAGTATACGATTGTGATTGTTACTCACAATATGCAGCAAGCTACTCGGGTTTCTGACTTGACTGCTTTTTTCAATGCTAAACTTTCTGAGGATGGTAAGCGGTTTGGTTATCTGGTGGAGTGTGACAGGACTGAGGTGATTTTCCAAAATCCGAAGGAAGAGTCTACGATGGATTATGTGAGCGGCCGTTTTGGTTGA
- a CDS encoding transcriptional regulator: MTKSIPDHPFLIESLRKDPALSAAYITATIEEENPEPQLLKQALTDVAEALGQPKMTPEEYELHLKQLDELLSHQGSDTIYNLGTWLNALGLKLTVAVCTDTEDNTVNAEIPAELTV, encoded by the coding sequence ATGACTAAAAGTATCCCGGATCATCCGTTTTTGATTGAATCTCTCAGAAAAGATCCGGCATTATCAGCCGCCTACATAACTGCGACAATTGAAGAAGAAAACCCGGAACCTCAACTGCTGAAACAGGCACTCACCGATGTAGCAGAAGCTTTGGGTCAACCCAAAATGACTCCAGAAGAATATGAATTGCACTTGAAACAACTGGATGAATTGCTGTCACATCAAGGCAGTGATACGATTTATAATCTGGGAACTTGGCTGAATGCTTTGGGATTGAAACTAACTGTTGCTGTTTGTACTGATACAGAGGATAATACTGTAAATGCTGAAATTCCAGCGGAATTAACTGTTTAG
- the lspA gene encoding signal peptidase II, which yields MRFKRNPLFWVAAIISLVLDHLTKFWVVQNFDLTVPPQTQPLLPGIFHFTYVVNTGAAFSLFSNGGAIWLRWLSLGVSVGLMVLAWFGPRINRWEQAGYGLILGGALGNGIDRFVLGHVVDFIDFRIIRFPVFNLADVFINAGIICLLIATFHGAPPPRNRDDSDSISE from the coding sequence ATGCGTTTTAAAAGAAATCCCTTGTTCTGGGTTGCTGCTATTATCAGTTTGGTTTTAGACCACTTGACTAAGTTTTGGGTGGTGCAAAATTTTGACTTGACGGTTCCCCCGCAGACTCAGCCGCTGTTACCGGGGATATTTCACTTCACCTATGTTGTTAATACCGGTGCAGCTTTTAGTTTGTTTAGCAATGGCGGGGCTATTTGGTTGCGGTGGCTGTCTTTGGGCGTGAGTGTGGGATTGATGGTGCTGGCTTGGTTCGGGCCGCGAATTAACCGCTGGGAACAAGCTGGGTACGGTTTGATTTTGGGTGGGGCGTTGGGTAACGGAATCGATCGATTTGTTTTGGGCCACGTTGTAGATTTTATCGATTTTCGGATCATTCGTTTCCCTGTGTTTAATCTAGCCGATGTGTTTATTAATGCTGGGATTATCTGTTTGCTGATTGCGACTTTTCACGGTGCACCGCCACCGAGAAACCGAGATGATAGCGATTCAATTTCAGAGTAA
- a CDS encoding CPXCG motif-containing cysteine-rich protein has translation METTAEYYCAFCGEPSTTFVDISAGMEQSYIEDCQVCCRPNVLYVRIDEDTLDIEIDTDYQE, from the coding sequence ATGGAAACAACGGCTGAATATTATTGTGCTTTTTGCGGCGAACCGAGTACAACTTTTGTTGATATCAGCGCAGGTATGGAGCAATCTTACATCGAAGATTGTCAAGTTTGCTGTCGCCCGAATGTTCTGTATGTCAGAATAGATGAAGATACGCTCGATATTGAAATAGACACAGACTATCAAGAATAA
- a CDS encoding transcriptional regulator, giving the protein MTTGLKTPSSYYIEIITTFPPRPITCEAELIATQNRIDSIVNRRTLTQDDRDYLNVLGTLVYDYEQKHEPMPVLQGIKLLKALMIEDNIQEKDLIDIFESESWVSEVMNGKRELTVSQIQKLAKFFHLSPVAFLEYN; this is encoded by the coding sequence ATGACAACTGGTTTAAAAACTCCTAGTAGCTACTACATTGAGATCATCACGACTTTTCCACCGCGTCCAATTACTTGTGAAGCTGAGTTGATTGCTACACAAAATCGGATTGATTCTATTGTGAATCGGAGAACTCTCACGCAAGACGATCGAGATTACTTAAATGTGCTGGGTACACTTGTTTATGATTACGAACAAAAACATGAGCCAATGCCAGTTTTGCAAGGTATTAAACTACTGAAAGCGTTGATGATTGAAGACAATATTCAAGAAAAAGATTTGATTGATATTTTTGAATCCGAGTCTTGGGTATCTGAGGTAATGAATGGAAAGCGGGAATTGACGGTGAGTCAAATTCAAAAGTTAGCTAAGTTTTTTCATCTTTCCCCTGTGGCATTTCTTGAGTATAATTAG
- a CDS encoding phycobiliprotein lyase: protein MDAMEFFESSAGQWRSQRSTHHLAFRQAEIGDSNIQVTALAANDDRVAEICQMHDVDPSRAAGGAFVTWHGTMAWDKDDENHKGSTVFAIVPDPENPRQGLMLRERGYAEITPVAGRFEMDDEDALLLITEYETMSSIERFWFPNPNVRMRTSAVKRFGGFSTSTFCTEVRVEPDSDATAPAAKKEPVASEFYSALGW, encoded by the coding sequence ATGGATGCAATGGAGTTTTTTGAGAGCAGTGCAGGGCAGTGGCGATCGCAGCGCAGCACTCACCACCTCGCTTTTCGCCAAGCGGAGATTGGGGATTCAAATATTCAGGTAACGGCGCTGGCCGCAAATGACGATCGCGTGGCTGAAATTTGCCAGATGCACGATGTCGATCCGAGTCGGGCTGCGGGAGGAGCTTTTGTGACTTGGCACGGCACGATGGCGTGGGATAAGGATGATGAGAATCATAAGGGTTCTACTGTATTCGCGATCGTACCCGATCCTGAAAATCCGCGGCAGGGTTTGATGTTGCGGGAACGGGGCTATGCGGAAATTACCCCGGTGGCTGGCCGTTTTGAGATGGATGATGAGGATGCGCTGCTGCTGATTACGGAATATGAGACCATGAGTTCGATCGAGCGTTTTTGGTTTCCGAATCCGAACGTGCGGATGCGGACAAGTGCGGTAAAGCGCTTTGGCGGTTTCAGCACATCAACTTTTTGTACGGAAGTTCGGGTAGAACCCGACTCGGATGCAACGGCTCCAGCCGCCAAGAAGGAACCGGTTGCTAGCGAGTTTTACTCAGCCCTGGGCTGGTAA
- a CDS encoding biotin transporter BioY: MPAPIELIWAVIGLLLTIGGTFLPASVTMPIGFWDDRGLQAYSLGVTYQIGAVLLVGCMGGKNAAALSQIAYLVLGLTLWPVFAQGGGIGYLKEASFGYLLGFVPGAWVCGWVAFKVASRLESMAFSCLCGLFTVHAIGLIYLIFSYLLIPGKKIPLFDEILKYSVYPMPGQLAVVCAIALLSFTLRRLMFY; this comes from the coding sequence ATGCCTGCTCCTATCGAATTAATCTGGGCTGTTATTGGTTTGCTCCTAACGATAGGAGGTACTTTTTTGCCTGCATCTGTGACAATGCCGATCGGGTTTTGGGACGATCGCGGACTTCAGGCGTACTCTTTAGGTGTTACTTATCAAATTGGAGCCGTCTTGCTCGTAGGCTGCATGGGTGGCAAAAATGCTGCTGCTCTCTCACAAATTGCCTATTTGGTATTAGGATTGACTTTGTGGCCAGTTTTTGCTCAAGGTGGCGGCATCGGCTATCTCAAAGAAGCGAGTTTTGGCTATTTGCTGGGTTTTGTGCCTGGTGCTTGGGTGTGCGGCTGGGTGGCTTTTAAGGTGGCTTCGCGGTTGGAATCGATGGCTTTTAGTTGTTTATGTGGTTTATTTACAGTTCACGCGATCGGCTTAATTTATCTGATTTTTAGTTACTTGCTGATTCCGGGGAAAAAAATACCTTTATTCGATGAAATTCTGAAATATTCGGTTTATCCCATGCCGGGACAATTGGCTGTAGTTTGTGCGATCGCACTTCTGTCATTTACTTTGCGCCGCTTGATGTTTTATTAA
- the pstS gene encoding phosphate ABC transporter substrate-binding protein PstS, which yields MLFRINLINSNRLTTAISAMAIALSLTACGGGSSTTSSSPSPGDTAASPSAAPVAAPAANTKLALASDVAITAAGASFPAPLYQRWFQDFNKINSKVQINYQSVGSGAGVEQFTKGTVDFGASDTAMKDDEIAKVPADKGVLLLPMTAGSIVIGYNLPDVPELKLPRDVYSEIFQGKITKWNDPKIAAANPGAKLPDQAITVVHRSDGSGTTAVFTKHLSAISPDWKTAVGDGKTVEWPKTGTFIGAKGNEGVTAQILQTVGSIGYIEYGYAKNNNVKFASLQNKAGSFVTPTDDSASKALATVPLPENLRAFIEDPEGAESYPIVTYSWMLVPKKVADPNKAKAIEAMVEYGLTEGQKVSAELGYVPLPQTVKEKVALAADGISPDYKIEIGK from the coding sequence ATGCTTTTTCGTATCAACTTGATTAATTCAAACCGTCTGACTACCGCAATTTCCGCAATGGCGATCGCTCTGAGCTTAACAGCTTGCGGCGGCGGCAGCAGCACAACCAGTAGCAGCCCCAGCCCCGGCGACACCGCCGCCTCCCCCAGCGCAGCCCCCGTTGCAGCCCCAGCAGCCAACACCAAACTCGCCCTAGCCTCAGACGTAGCCATCACAGCAGCAGGCGCATCATTCCCCGCGCCCTTATATCAGCGTTGGTTTCAAGACTTCAACAAAATCAACTCCAAAGTACAAATCAACTATCAATCAGTAGGTAGTGGCGCTGGAGTCGAACAATTCACCAAAGGCACAGTAGACTTTGGTGCCAGCGACACCGCCATGAAAGACGACGAAATCGCCAAAGTTCCAGCAGACAAAGGCGTCCTTTTGTTGCCAATGACAGCCGGCAGCATCGTCATCGGCTACAACCTCCCAGACGTACCCGAACTCAAACTACCCAGAGACGTTTACTCAGAAATCTTCCAAGGTAAAATTACCAAATGGAACGACCCCAAAATTGCCGCAGCAAACCCAGGCGCTAAATTGCCAGACCAAGCCATCACCGTCGTCCACCGTTCCGACGGTAGCGGCACAACTGCCGTCTTCACCAAACACCTGAGTGCCATCAGCCCCGACTGGAAAACAGCAGTAGGCGACGGCAAAACAGTAGAGTGGCCCAAAACTGGTACTTTTATTGGTGCAAAAGGCAACGAAGGCGTCACAGCCCAAATCTTGCAAACCGTCGGCAGCATCGGCTACATAGAATACGGCTACGCCAAAAACAACAATGTCAAATTTGCATCTTTGCAAAACAAAGCAGGCAGCTTTGTCACACCTACAGACGATTCAGCTTCTAAAGCTTTAGCAACTGTTCCCCTACCCGAAAACCTGCGAGCATTTATCGAAGACCCCGAAGGTGCTGAATCCTATCCAATTGTCACCTACTCTTGGATGCTCGTCCCCAAAAAAGTTGCTGACCCCAACAAAGCTAAAGCCATCGAGGCAATGGTAGAATACGGCTTAACCGAAGGTCAAAAAGTTAGTGCAGAATTGGGCTATGTTCCTCTGCCCCAAACCGTCAAAGAAAAAGTTGCTTTGGCAGCCGATGGCATCAGCCCCGACTACAAGATTGAGATTGGCAAATAG
- a CDS encoding NblA/ycf18 family protein, translated as MDMPTTSLSIEQQFKLQVLREQVKTLSQDQAQEYLLEVMRQNMVKENLLKYWMKKM; from the coding sequence ATGGATATGCCTACAACCAGCCTCAGCATAGAACAGCAGTTTAAATTGCAAGTATTGCGCGAACAAGTCAAAACCTTGAGCCAAGACCAAGCTCAGGAATACCTGCTAGAAGTGATGCGGCAAAACATGGTCAAAGAAAACCTGTTAAAGTATTGGATGAAGAAAATGTGA
- a CDS encoding type II toxin-antitoxin system RelE/ParE family toxin, which translates to MPEVQPKEIKRYITSDGRVPFAEWFDSFKDANTQAKIRSRLNRVITGNFGDYRSVGEGVCELRIDYGPGFRIYFGQVGTTIVILLCGGDKSTQSRDIRQAKEYWTDYNRSESND; encoded by the coding sequence ATGCCAGAAGTCCAACCCAAGGAAATTAAGCGTTATATCACCTCCGACGGCAGAGTACCTTTCGCTGAGTGGTTTGATTCCTTCAAAGATGCCAATACTCAAGCCAAAATTAGATCTAGGTTAAATCGGGTTATTACTGGCAATTTTGGAGACTATCGTTCAGTTGGAGAAGGAGTGTGCGAACTCAGAATAGACTATGGCCCTGGTTTTAGAATCTATTTTGGGCAAGTAGGAACAACAATTGTGATTCTTCTCTGCGGTGGAGATAAAAGCACTCAAAGCCGAGATATCCGCCAAGCAAAAGAATACTGGACAGATTATAATAGGAGTGAAAGCAATGACTAA
- the pstC gene encoding phosphate ABC transporter permease subunit PstC, with product MTSDNNSAQLESRSRSPIEKSLDKGFIWLTRILGIGVGVILLIIALTVAYRALPAMQQYGLGFLFSSAWNPVKDEYGALPMIYGTIVSSAIALLIAVPLGVGTAIFLSEDFLPLPVRTALVFLVELLAAIPSVVYGLWGIAVLIPILTSIGKFLNGNFGWLPIFSTPPVGPGMLPAGVILGIMTLPIITAISRDSLASLPPELRQASLGLGATRWTTIFRVLVPAAFSGIVGGIMLGLGRAMGETMAATLLIGNSNQLSASVLAPANTIASLMANQFAEASGLQVSALMYTGIILFIMTLIVNVLAEWIVSQVRAKYN from the coding sequence ATGACTTCAGATAACAATAGTGCTCAATTGGAGAGCCGTTCTCGCTCTCCCATAGAAAAGTCCTTAGACAAAGGCTTTATCTGGCTGACTAGGATTTTGGGAATAGGAGTTGGTGTAATTTTGTTGATAATCGCGCTCACCGTTGCTTACAGAGCCTTGCCAGCTATGCAACAGTACGGTTTGGGCTTTCTGTTTAGCAGTGCTTGGAATCCGGTTAAAGATGAGTACGGTGCGCTGCCGATGATTTATGGGACGATCGTCAGTTCGGCGATCGCGCTCCTAATTGCAGTACCATTAGGAGTAGGGACTGCCATCTTTTTGAGCGAAGACTTTTTACCGCTGCCAGTACGTACAGCTTTAGTTTTTTTAGTAGAACTTTTAGCCGCTATTCCGAGCGTCGTCTACGGTTTGTGGGGAATTGCTGTATTGATTCCCATACTTACCAGCATCGGAAAGTTTCTCAACGGTAACTTCGGATGGCTGCCAATTTTCAGCACTCCGCCAGTTGGGCCGGGAATGTTACCCGCCGGAGTAATCCTGGGAATTATGACTTTGCCCATTATTACTGCTATCTCCCGCGACTCTTTAGCCAGTCTCCCGCCCGAATTGCGACAAGCATCTCTAGGTTTGGGAGCAACTCGCTGGACAACAATTTTTAGAGTCCTCGTACCAGCAGCTTTTTCCGGGATTGTCGGCGGAATCATGCTCGGCTTGGGCCGCGCGATGGGAGAAACAATGGCAGCCACTCTGTTAATTGGCAATTCCAATCAGTTAAGTGCTTCCGTGCTAGCTCCTGCAAATACTATTGCTTCTTTAATGGCAAATCAATTTGCCGAAGCTTCGGGATTGCAAGTGTCTGCTCTGATGTACACCGGAATAATTTTGTTTATTATGACGCTGATTGTTAATGTTTTGGCAGAGTGGATTGTTTCCCAAGTAAGAGCCAAGTACAACTAA
- a CDS encoding SRPBCC family protein encodes MPNFKYSSLIDATVETVWKFYEKPDILQLLTPPWQPVKIIRREGGLGVGAVSEFRLLLGPIPVKWVATHTECEQYRLFVDEQTEGPMASWTHRHEFTTENGQTRLTDAIAFSIPGGPIVDLLLGWWVEMRLTDMFRYRHEVTKRECEKDGNNG; translated from the coding sequence ATGCCCAATTTTAAATACTCGTCTCTGATTGATGCCACCGTTGAAACAGTCTGGAAATTTTACGAAAAGCCGGATATTCTGCAACTTTTGACTCCGCCTTGGCAACCGGTAAAAATCATTCGCCGCGAAGGTGGACTTGGTGTCGGCGCTGTATCAGAATTTCGCTTGTTATTGGGGCCGATTCCGGTAAAATGGGTGGCGACTCACACTGAGTGCGAACAATATCGCTTGTTTGTGGACGAACAAACTGAGGGGCCGATGGCAAGTTGGACTCACCGACACGAGTTTACCACAGAAAATGGTCAGACTAGATTAACGGATGCGATCGCCTTTTCGATACCGGGCGGCCCGATTGTCGATTTGTTGTTAGGTTGGTGGGTAGAAATGCGCTTAACAGATATGTTTCGCTACCGCCACGAAGTTACAAAAAGAGAGTGCGAAAAAGATGGAAACAACGGCTGA
- the pstA gene encoding phosphate ABC transporter permease PstA, translated as MSTPVSDENSLEQKVGSLKKVKNSPRALLNLAMTAIAGACMAITLLPLFAVLSYVTIQGFNRLNLDLFTKLPPPPGLSGGGIANAMLGTLMTVGIAALIAVPFGVLAAVYLSEFSSGEVARWVRFATNVLSGVPSIIAGVFAYGLFVVNMGGFSAIAGGAALAVLMLPTIVRTTDEALQIVPQDIRWASVGVGASNYQTVLQVVLPAAIPAILTGVTLAVARAAGETAPLIFTALNSPFWPAGFDKPTPSLSVLVYNFATVPFKAQKELAWAASLILVLMVLLTSILSRWATRQKVY; from the coding sequence ATGTCAACTCCCGTCTCTGACGAGAATTCTTTAGAACAGAAAGTCGGCAGCTTAAAGAAAGTCAAAAATAGCCCTAGAGCGCTGCTAAATCTAGCAATGACTGCAATAGCTGGAGCTTGTATGGCTATCACTTTGCTGCCTTTATTCGCAGTGCTTTCCTACGTAACAATACAGGGTTTTAATCGCCTAAATTTAGACTTATTTACCAAATTGCCACCTCCGCCTGGACTATCGGGAGGCGGCATCGCTAATGCAATGCTCGGTACATTAATGACCGTAGGAATTGCTGCTTTAATTGCTGTTCCTTTTGGCGTATTGGCCGCCGTTTATTTGTCAGAGTTCAGCAGCGGCGAAGTCGCTCGCTGGGTGCGCTTTGCGACTAATGTCCTCAGCGGAGTTCCATCGATTATTGCAGGGGTTTTTGCCTACGGTTTGTTCGTGGTGAATATGGGAGGTTTTTCGGCAATTGCAGGGGGTGCAGCGTTGGCTGTGCTGATGTTACCAACAATTGTACGAACTACTGACGAAGCTCTACAAATCGTCCCGCAGGATATTAGATGGGCGTCAGTTGGTGTAGGGGCTTCTAATTATCAAACGGTGTTGCAGGTAGTTTTGCCTGCGGCTATTCCGGCGATTTTAACTGGTGTGACGCTGGCAGTTGCTCGCGCTGCTGGTGAAACGGCTCCTTTGATTTTCACGGCGCTGAATTCGCCTTTTTGGCCGGCTGGATTTGATAAGCCAACTCCGAGTCTTTCGGTTTTGGTTTACAACTTTGCAACGGTTCCTTTTAAGGCGCAGAAAGAGTTGGCTTGGGCGGCATCTTTGATTTTGGTGTTGATGGTTTTGCTGACGAGTATTCTGTCTCGTTGGGCAACTCGTCAAAAGGTTTATTAG